From the genome of Fusarium oxysporum f. sp. lycopersici 4287 chromosome 3, whole genome shotgun sequence, one region includes:
- a CDS encoding mitochondrial chaperone BCS1, translated as MDIAKMSKMAWPPFLQAINSTAQPPNSSGPIETLLLSAGQASPLLELFLFLHRVTGAQLGLDPSLLLTLLGCLWGLSKLFVQVYATIDYFVRTYFLCEIYVSEHDLIYPTLIQFLSEQQGVATNRRLAAQTTFHGAWDGENSAEIMATTSIEESEDSPKYLNFAGDAASYSPRYVPAMGTTGFWHNGTYFQVHRTKDTLRSTNGWGGSSNVEELRISCFGRSVDPIKQLFADAKRAHFLKTRGKTRIYRPKITESRLEANNMWHPVAVRPIRPLKTVILEDKVKHAILRDMNDYLHPVAYNWYASHGIPLRRGYLFHGPPGTGKTSFSFSLAGVFGIDVYVISLQDPTISEGDLAVMFTKLPRRCVVLLEDIDTAGLCRPNDDENDEDTEEASEDVNGKVKNTEKTEKEEKKSKPKKAKGPSSDTDSSEEGTKRHRRHKRRRRNMKKGNRGTKNILFAESISLSGLLNAIDGVASHEGRILIMTTNKPESLDEALVRPGRVDLQVGFKNATSEQARQLFYRMYEVSPTKPVPNAKAGSAAPNALKGSLLHNQDKEATLPDEELTKISQDFGRLIPDDMFSPAEIQGFLLKRKKNPQKALGDAAAWAEATLKQKRLNSKVATVQ; from the exons ATGGACATTGCAAAAATGAGCAAGATGGCATGGCCCCCTTTTTTACAGGCAATCAACAGCACTGCCCAGCCACCAAACTCCTCGGGCCCGATTGAAACGTTGCTCCTCTCTGCTGGACAAGCATCACCTCTGCTTGAGCTATTTCTATTCCTCCACCGTGTCACTGGGGCCcagcttggccttgatccGTCCCTGCTCTTAACCCTCCTTGGCTGCCTCTGGGGCTTGTCTAAGCTCTTCGTTCAAGTCTATGCCACGATCGACTACTTTGTGCGCACTTACTTTCTGTGCGAGATATACGTTAGCGAGCATGATCTGATCTATCCAACACTCATACAGTTTCTCTCGGAACAGCAGGGCGTTGCGACTAATCGTCGCCTTGCTGCGCAAACCACCTTTCATGGTGCCTGGGACGGGGAGAACTCTGCTGAAATAATGGCCACGACGAGTATTGAGGAAAGTGAAGATTCACCCAAGTATCTTAACTTCGCCGGCGATGCGGCCAGTTAC AGTCCTCGATATGTCCCAGCTATGGGTACGACAGGATTCTGGCACAATGGGACTTATTTTCAAGTACATCGCACGAAAGATACATTGAGGAGCACAAATGGTTGGGGTGGATCCAGCAACGTTGAAGAACTGAGAATATCCTGTTTTGGCAGGTCTGTTG ATCCTATCAAACAGCTTTTTGCAGATGCGAAAAGAGCACATTTCCTCAAAACTCGTGGCAAAACAAGGATCTACCGCCCCAAGATAACGGAAAGCCGTCTTGAGGCTAATAATATGTGGCACCCGGTCGCCGTACGACCAATCAGACCTTTGAAAACCGTCATTCTCGAAGACAAAGTTAAACACGCTATCTTGAGAGATATGAACGATTATCTGCACCCTGTAGCCTACAATTGGTACGCTTCTCATGGAATACCTCTTCGTCGAGGTTACCTTTTCCACGGTCCACCTGGCACTGGCAAGACAAGTTTCTCTTTTTCATTGGCCGGAGTTTTTGGTATCGATGTCTATGTCATCAGCCTACAAGACCCTACCATCAGTGAAGGGGATTTGGCTGTCATGTTTACAAAACTTCCTCGTCGCTGCGTTGTTCTTCTGGAAGATATTGACACGGCTGGTTTGTGTCGCCCCAACGATGACGAAAATGACGAAGACACCGAAGAGGCCTCTGAAGACGTGAACGGCAAAGTCAAAAATACGGAGAAAAcggaaaaggaagaaaagaaatcgAAGCCAAAAAAGGCCAAGGGCCCTTCTAGCGACACGGACAGCTCTGAAGAGGGGACAAAGAGGCACAGGAGACACAAGCGACGACGGAGAAACATGAAGAAAGGCAACAGGGGTACTAAAAATATCTTGTTTGCTGAAAGCATTTCACTTTCGGGGCttctcaacgccatcgaTGGTGTTGCTTCACACGAGGGTCGCATCCTCATCATGACGACCAACAAGCCCGAGTCACTTGACGAAGCTCTCGTTCGACCAGGACGAGTCGATCTACAAGTCGGTTTCAAAAACGCGACAAGCGAGCAAGCAAGACAGCTCTTTTACCGAATGTACGAGGTCTCGCCAACTAAGCCAGTTCCTAACGCCAAAGCTGGGTCAGCAGCACCGAATGCGTTGAAGGGCAGTCTCTTGCATAACCAGGATAAAGAGGCTACTCTGCCGGATGAGGAGCTTACGAAGATTTCGCAGGACTTTGGTCGGCTCATTCCGGATGACATGTTCTCGCCGGCAGAAATCCAGGGTTTCTTGCtgaagcgcaagaagaaCCCACAAAAGGCACTTGGAGACGCTGCTGCGTGGGCTGAGGCGACTCTCAAGCAGAAAAGGCTCAATTCCAAGGTTGCTACCGTCCAATAA